In the genome of Pelagicoccus enzymogenes, one region contains:
- a CDS encoding GNAT family N-acetyltransferase has protein sequence MNLTYTPATEENFDELVELRIEAMKESLEAIGRFDRDRSIERFRRSFRPNETQIIKKNDETIGFIAVSKKEDHFLLDHLYISPDHQSFGYGSKAIEKAIDRSEESGLPIRLGALRSSRSNGFYQRHGFTVTSEDEFDIYYERKTRANKACHTTPASAPR, from the coding sequence ATGAATCTAACTTACACACCCGCTACCGAGGAAAACTTTGATGAACTCGTCGAGTTGCGTATCGAAGCGATGAAAGAAAGCCTCGAAGCGATCGGTAGGTTCGACAGAGACCGAAGCATAGAAAGATTCCGTAGGTCTTTCAGGCCCAATGAAACGCAAATAATCAAGAAGAATGACGAAACGATTGGTTTCATTGCTGTGTCCAAAAAAGAAGATCACTTCCTCTTGGATCATTTGTACATTTCACCAGATCACCAGTCCTTCGGATACGGATCGAAAGCTATAGAAAAAGCAATAGATCGATCAGAAGAAAGCGGTTTGCCGATTCGACTCGGAGCACTGAGATCTAGCAGATCGAACGGTTTCTACCAAAGACATGGATTCACCGTGACGTCTGAAGACGAATTTGACATTTACTACGAAAGAAAAACCAGAGCGAACAAGGCGTGCCATACAACTCCGGCCAGCGCTCCGCGCTAG
- a CDS encoding DUF4279 domain-containing protein — protein MDTNEEIVSSVTLIILGNDLEPSTVSELLDLKPSRSWKRGEEKPLARSTFYDWGGWKRLSPDTNDSVEEKIRFWIGVLEGKEKAFEKIKDNGWRASLDVFYAFTECSTFSVSNDLSKKIGELNLELDFTLHSEERGANQSLQTTSASRRV, from the coding sequence ATGGATACAAACGAAGAGATAGTTTCGTCAGTCACGCTCATTATTCTTGGTAACGACCTTGAACCTTCGACTGTATCTGAATTGCTGGACCTCAAACCGTCACGGTCATGGAAACGTGGCGAAGAAAAACCGTTAGCAAGATCGACTTTTTACGACTGGGGTGGATGGAAACGTCTCTCTCCAGATACCAATGACTCAGTCGAAGAAAAAATCAGATTTTGGATTGGAGTCCTCGAAGGAAAGGAAAAAGCCTTTGAAAAAATCAAAGACAACGGATGGAGAGCTTCTCTGGATGTATTTTACGCTTTCACCGAGTGTTCGACCTTCTCTGTTTCGAACGATCTCTCTAAAAAGATTGGAGAGCTAAACCTTGAATTAGACTTCACACTACACTCAGAAGAACGAGGAGCGAACCAGTCGCTTCAGACAACGTCGGCAAGCCGCCGCGTCTGA